The Agromyces hippuratus genome has a window encoding:
- a CDS encoding branched-chain amino acid ABC transporter permease: MQFDREPLEGVKITVEGGGFEADAETDVDGKWRIGVPEKGEYEVTLDEDTLPEGVVVAKGEATVTAEFGLTKLKAVNFFLGEGERTTTNFGAQLLERVINGLNFGLLLALAAIGLSLIFGTTGLSNFAHAEMVTFGALMVLSFGVDLAWPIWLAIAIAIVLSAGLGWTLDAVIWKPLRKRGVGLIPLMIVSIGLSLAIRYTYQFFYGGATRQLPGATAPKELSFGGVQLSWIDVGSMIVSVVVLLAVAYFLVKTRIGKATRAVADNASLASASGIDVDRVIRIVWVLGAALAGLSGILWAYFRPGVSWDMGFQILLLIFAAVTLGGLGTAFGALVGSLIVGLFIEISTLWLPSDLKYVGALVVLILVLLFRPQGILGRRERIG; the protein is encoded by the coding sequence GTGCAATTCGATCGCGAGCCGCTCGAAGGCGTCAAGATCACGGTCGAAGGTGGCGGCTTCGAAGCCGACGCCGAGACCGATGTCGATGGCAAATGGCGCATCGGCGTGCCCGAGAAGGGAGAGTACGAGGTCACCCTCGATGAAGACACCCTCCCCGAGGGCGTCGTCGTCGCGAAGGGCGAGGCCACCGTCACGGCCGAGTTCGGTCTCACGAAGCTGAAGGCCGTGAACTTCTTCCTCGGCGAGGGCGAACGCACGACGACGAACTTCGGTGCGCAACTGCTCGAGCGAGTCATCAACGGCCTGAACTTCGGCCTGCTCCTCGCGCTCGCGGCCATCGGCCTCTCGCTCATCTTCGGCACGACGGGGCTCTCGAACTTCGCCCACGCCGAGATGGTGACCTTCGGCGCCCTCATGGTGCTGAGCTTCGGCGTCGATCTCGCCTGGCCGATCTGGCTGGCGATCGCGATCGCCATCGTGCTCAGCGCCGGCCTCGGATGGACCCTCGACGCGGTGATCTGGAAACCGCTCCGCAAACGCGGCGTCGGGCTCATCCCGCTCATGATCGTGAGCATCGGACTCTCGCTCGCGATCCGCTACACCTACCAGTTCTTCTACGGCGGAGCGACCCGGCAGCTGCCGGGGGCGACCGCCCCGAAGGAGCTGTCGTTCGGCGGTGTCCAGCTCTCCTGGATCGACGTGGGCAGCATGATCGTGTCGGTCGTGGTCCTCCTCGCCGTCGCGTACTTCCTGGTGAAGACCCGCATCGGCAAGGCCACCCGCGCCGTCGCCGACAACGCGAGCCTCGCCTCGGCGAGCGGCATCGACGTCGACCGGGTCATCCGCATCGTCTGGGTGCTCGGTGCAGCGCTGGCCGGCCTCAGCGGCATCCTCTGGGCCTACTTCCGTCCCGGCGTCAGCTGGGACATGGGCTTCCAGATCCTGCTGCTGATCTTCGCCGCGGTCACCCTCGGCGGTCTCGGCACCGCCTTCGGCGCCCTCGTCGGCTCCCTCATCGTCGGTCTCTTCATCGAGATCTCGACGCTGTGGCTGCCGAGCGACCTGAAGTACGTGGGCGCGCTCGTCGTGCTGATCCTCGTGCTGCTGTTCCGACCGCAGGGCATCCTCGGTCGCCGCGAGAGAATCGGCTAA
- a CDS encoding ABC transporter ATP-binding protein, whose product MSSDVTPTSKPVKTTGLHIGEAEPGCRKVDPILIADGVTRTFGGLKAVDVDHVEIPRGAITALIGPNGAGKTTFFNLLTGFDKPDTGKWEFEGRSLAHVPAYRVARMGLIRTFQLTKALGLLSVLDNMKLGAKGQSGENLFRAVFPFIWRKQEEEIEAKAVELLTRFKLDAKQTDYAASLSGGQRKLLEMARALMSDPTLVMLDEPMAGVNPALTQSLLDHILDLKSQGMTVLFVEHDMHMVRHIADWVVVMAEGRIVAEGDPHTVMENPAVIDAYLGAHHDTDLGVTDTENIEAIKELIDDEQ is encoded by the coding sequence TTGTCAAGTGATGTCACTCCCACGTCCAAGCCGGTGAAGACCACCGGCCTCCACATCGGCGAGGCGGAACCGGGTTGCCGCAAGGTCGACCCGATCCTCATCGCCGACGGGGTCACCCGCACGTTCGGCGGCCTGAAGGCGGTCGACGTCGACCACGTCGAGATCCCCCGTGGCGCGATCACGGCCCTCATCGGCCCGAACGGCGCCGGCAAGACCACGTTCTTCAACCTGCTGACGGGCTTCGACAAGCCCGACACCGGCAAGTGGGAGTTCGAGGGGCGCTCGCTGGCGCATGTGCCCGCCTACCGGGTCGCCCGCATGGGCCTCATCCGCACCTTCCAGTTGACGAAGGCGCTGGGCCTGCTCAGCGTGCTCGACAACATGAAGCTCGGCGCGAAGGGCCAGAGCGGCGAGAACCTCTTCCGCGCGGTCTTCCCCTTCATCTGGCGCAAGCAGGAGGAGGAGATCGAGGCCAAGGCGGTCGAGCTGCTCACCCGCTTCAAGCTCGATGCCAAGCAGACCGACTACGCGGCGAGCCTCTCGGGCGGGCAGCGCAAGCTCCTCGAGATGGCGCGGGCGCTCATGAGCGATCCGACCCTCGTGATGCTCGACGAGCCGATGGCCGGGGTGAACCCGGCACTGACGCAGTCGCTGCTCGACCACATCCTCGACCTGAAGTCGCAGGGCATGACCGTGCTCTTCGTCGAGCACGACATGCACATGGTGCGCCACATCGCAGACTGGGTGGTCGTCATGGCCGAGGGTCGCATCGTGGCCGAGGGCGATCCTCACACCGTCATGGAGAACCCCGCCGTGATCGACGCCTACCTCGGCGCCCACCACGACACCGATCTGGGTGTCACCGACACCGAGAACATCGAGGCCATCAAGGAGCTCATCGATGACGAACAGTGA
- a CDS encoding ABC transporter ATP-binding protein, translating to MTNSESAASAVIEPLGAEVVAVDNVTAGYLPGVNILNACSLVARQGELIGIIGPNGAGKSTLLKSIFGLVKVREGQIRLNGEEITNLKANKLVAKGVGFVPQTNNVFPSLTIQENLEMGLFQKPKGLKERLEFVTEIFPELGKRLGQRAGSLSGGERQMVAMSRALMMGPHVLLLDEPSAGLSPVRQDEAFLRVKEINRAGVTTIMVEQNARRCLQICDRGYVLDQGRDAYTGTGRDLLNDPKVIGLYLGTLGQD from the coding sequence ATGACGAACAGTGAATCCGCTGCGAGCGCAGTGATCGAGCCCCTCGGCGCCGAGGTCGTCGCGGTCGACAACGTCACCGCCGGCTACCTGCCCGGAGTGAACATCCTGAACGCGTGCTCGCTCGTGGCACGACAGGGCGAGCTCATCGGCATCATCGGCCCGAACGGCGCCGGCAAGTCGACCCTGCTCAAGTCCATCTTCGGACTCGTGAAGGTGCGCGAAGGCCAGATCCGGCTGAACGGCGAGGAGATCACGAACCTGAAGGCGAACAAGCTCGTCGCCAAGGGCGTGGGATTCGTGCCGCAGACGAACAACGTGTTCCCGTCGCTCACCATCCAGGAGAACCTCGAGATGGGCCTCTTCCAGAAGCCCAAGGGGCTGAAGGAGCGGCTCGAGTTCGTCACCGAGATCTTCCCCGAACTCGGCAAGCGACTCGGCCAGCGTGCCGGCTCGCTGTCGGGCGGTGAACGGCAGATGGTCGCCATGTCTCGCGCGCTCATGATGGGCCCGCACGTGCTGCTGCTCGACGAGCCGAGCGCAGGCCTCTCGCCCGTGCGTCAAGACGAGGCGTTCCTGCGGGTGAAGGAGATCAACCGCGCCGGCGTCACGACCATCATGGTCGAGCAGAACGCCCGCCGCTGCCTGCAGATCTGCGACCGCGGCTACGTGCTCGACCAGGGCCGCGACGCCTACACGGGCACCGGTCGCGACCTGCTGAACGACCCGAAGGTCATCGGTCTCTACCTGGGCACGCTCGGGCAGGACTGA
- a CDS encoding ABC transporter substrate-binding protein, whose amino-acid sequence MSVFAKATAKRSARAAWTGLAIAGVSTLLLSACASGGTPSTETEEPGEDTAGDALPIEAGERDLDLKIGTILPQSGTLAFLGPPEEAGVALGAEEVNEADAGMSLEVVYRDSGDTTTDIATVSVTDLLSQDVSAIVGAASSGVSFTVIDQITSAGVVQFSPANTSPDFTEYEDAGLYFRTAPSDLLQGEVLGTQIADDGNSTLGLLVLNDPYGTGLAAATKAAFEAAGGEVVAEELFNTGDSNFDAQLSAISASNPDAVAVITFDEAKVVVPALVGSGYPGDQLYFVDGNLSDYSADFAPGLIAGSKGTLPGPKLDDDFRDRLLAVNADLADFSYGPESYDATVLIALAAYAANSTEGADIAKYLRQVSGGSGDGEKVTTFADGAALLAEGKQIDFDGASGPITLDEHGDPTEATIGVYEYGDDNKYTRIN is encoded by the coding sequence ATGAGCGTATTCGCGAAGGCCACGGCCAAGCGTTCGGCTCGCGCAGCCTGGACGGGTCTCGCCATTGCCGGCGTCAGCACCCTTCTCCTGTCTGCGTGCGCGTCGGGCGGCACGCCGTCGACCGAGACGGAAGAGCCGGGTGAAGACACCGCCGGCGACGCCCTGCCCATCGAGGCCGGTGAACGTGACCTGGACCTCAAGATCGGCACGATCCTTCCCCAGAGCGGTACGCTCGCGTTCCTCGGCCCGCCCGAGGAGGCCGGCGTGGCACTCGGTGCAGAAGAGGTCAACGAAGCCGACGCGGGCATGAGCCTCGAGGTCGTCTACCGCGACTCCGGTGACACCACGACCGACATCGCGACCGTCTCCGTGACCGACCTGCTCTCGCAGGACGTCTCGGCGATCGTCGGTGCTGCTTCATCGGGTGTCTCGTTCACCGTCATCGACCAGATCACCTCGGCGGGAGTCGTGCAGTTCTCCCCGGCGAACACCTCGCCCGACTTCACCGAGTACGAAGACGCCGGTCTGTACTTCCGCACGGCACCCTCCGACCTGCTCCAGGGCGAGGTGCTCGGCACGCAGATCGCCGACGACGGCAACTCGACGCTCGGCCTGCTCGTGCTGAACGACCCCTACGGCACCGGCCTCGCGGCCGCGACCAAGGCGGCGTTCGAAGCAGCCGGCGGCGAAGTCGTCGCCGAAGAGCTCTTCAACACGGGTGACTCGAACTTCGACGCGCAGCTCTCGGCCATCTCGGCCTCGAACCCCGACGCCGTCGCAGTCATCACGTTCGACGAGGCCAAGGTCGTCGTGCCGGCGCTCGTCGGCTCGGGCTACCCCGGCGACCAGCTCTACTTCGTCGACGGCAACCTGTCCGACTACAGCGCGGACTTCGCACCCGGCCTCATCGCCGGCTCGAAGGGCACGCTGCCCGGCCCGAAGCTCGACGACGACTTCCGCGACCGACTGCTCGCAGTCAACGCGGACCTCGCCGACTTCAGCTACGGCCCCGAGTCGTACGACGCAACGGTCCTCATCGCCCTCGCGGCGTACGCGGCGAACAGCACCGAAGGTGCCGACATCGCCAAGTACCTGCGTCAGGTCTCGGGCGGCTCGGGCGACGGCGAGAAGGTCACCACCTTCGCCGACGGCGCTGCGCTGCTCGCCGAGGGCAAGCAGATCGACTTCGACGGTGCTTCCGGTCCCATCACGCTCGACGAGCACGGTGACCCGACCGAGGCGACCATCGGCGTCTACGAGTACGGCGACGACAACAAGTACACCCGCATCAACTAG
- a CDS encoding class I SAM-dependent methyltransferase, translating into MDRSELVELLSPEGLTLLDGLPDWDSKADIVKTVADLRKQGHPPTLVAAVLSQAKLRAKAEAKFGPFASRMLFTEAGLEQATRLKVAALHAGRFSRAGVRHVADLGCGIGGDALAMAAIDLEVTAAEADEVTAAVAAYNLTPFPRVRVLHEQAEHVALGGIDGAWLDPARRTTAGGTTTRIADASAYSPSLDFAFGLGERMPVGVKLGPGTDRDVIPAGAEAQWVSVDGDLVELGVWFGAVARPGIRRAALVIRGDAAQELTADADSEDAPVGPLGEYVYEPDGAVIRARLIGDLARANGAWMLSSGIAYLTSDTAFDSPFARGFRVLERLPADERQLRQALAARGVGTLEIKKRGVDVDPAQLRTRLKLKGAASATIVLTRESGRHVALLVERL; encoded by the coding sequence GTGGATCGCTCCGAACTCGTCGAACTGCTCTCCCCCGAGGGTCTCACGCTGCTCGACGGGCTGCCCGACTGGGACTCGAAGGCCGACATCGTCAAGACCGTCGCCGATCTGCGGAAGCAAGGTCACCCGCCGACGCTCGTCGCGGCCGTGCTCAGCCAGGCGAAGCTCCGTGCGAAGGCCGAGGCCAAGTTCGGCCCGTTCGCCTCGCGCATGCTCTTCACCGAGGCGGGCCTCGAGCAGGCCACGCGCCTGAAGGTCGCCGCCCTCCATGCCGGCCGGTTCTCGCGCGCCGGCGTGCGCCATGTCGCCGACCTCGGTTGCGGCATCGGCGGCGACGCCCTCGCCATGGCCGCGATCGACCTCGAGGTCACCGCCGCCGAGGCCGACGAGGTGACGGCCGCCGTCGCCGCGTACAACCTCACGCCGTTCCCCCGGGTCCGAGTGCTGCACGAGCAGGCCGAGCACGTCGCCCTGGGCGGCATCGATGGCGCCTGGCTCGACCCCGCGCGCCGCACGACTGCGGGCGGCACGACGACGAGGATCGCGGATGCCTCGGCCTACTCCCCCTCGCTCGACTTCGCCTTCGGGCTCGGCGAGCGCATGCCCGTCGGCGTGAAGCTCGGCCCCGGCACCGATCGCGACGTGATTCCGGCGGGTGCCGAGGCGCAGTGGGTCTCGGTCGACGGCGACCTCGTCGAGCTCGGCGTCTGGTTCGGGGCGGTCGCACGCCCGGGCATCCGCCGGGCAGCGCTCGTGATCCGCGGTGACGCCGCCCAGGAGCTCACCGCCGACGCCGACAGTGAGGACGCACCCGTCGGCCCGCTCGGGGAGTACGTGTACGAACCCGACGGCGCCGTGATCCGCGCGCGACTGATCGGCGACCTCGCTCGGGCGAACGGCGCATGGATGCTCAGCTCGGGCATCGCGTACCTCACCTCCGACACGGCGTTCGATTCGCCGTTCGCGCGCGGCTTCCGCGTGCTCGAGCGCCTGCCCGCCGACGAACGTCAGCTGCGGCAGGCCCTGGCCGCCCGCGGCGTCGGCACGCTCGAGATCAAGAAGCGCGGCGTCGACGTCGACCCGGCGCAGCTGCGCACGCGACTGAAGCTGAAGGGCGCGGCATCCGCGACGATCGTGTTGACGCGGGAGTCGGGCCGGCACGTCGCCCTGCTCGTCGAACGCCTCTGA
- a CDS encoding DUF4190 domain-containing protein, whose translation MSLPDAPAPPLAQPALPPDPLAPFQPAEPTFRAEPAVREFEVPFDTGQLQSISTGQLLIVHRPGFDAVEEAEEETQRRVYSWVAAVVGTIGAAASLFVGWMLPLSIAAIVFGVLGLRREEHGRTLAFVGIGTGLAGLVFSAVWIGYYAIVFGALPS comes from the coding sequence GTGTCGCTGCCCGACGCACCGGCGCCGCCACTCGCTCAGCCCGCGTTGCCGCCCGACCCGCTCGCTCCGTTCCAGCCGGCCGAACCGACGTTCCGCGCGGAACCCGCAGTGCGCGAGTTCGAGGTGCCGTTCGACACCGGCCAGTTGCAGTCGATCTCGACCGGGCAGCTCCTCATCGTGCACCGCCCGGGCTTCGACGCGGTCGAAGAGGCCGAAGAGGAGACGCAGCGGCGGGTGTACAGCTGGGTCGCCGCCGTGGTGGGCACGATCGGCGCCGCGGCATCGCTCTTCGTCGGCTGGATGCTGCCGCTCTCGATCGCGGCGATCGTCTTCGGGGTGCTCGGTCTGCGCCGCGAGGAGCACGGCCGAACGCTGGCCTTCGTCGGCATCGGCACGGGGCTCGCCGGGCTCGTGTTCTCGGCCGTCTGGATCGGGTACTACGCGATCGTCTTCGGCGCGCTTCCGAGCTGA
- a CDS encoding branched-chain amino acid ABC transporter permease, which yields MDWIQIFSNAAQELISPTTAAYALAALGLAIHFGYTGLLNFGQAGFMALGAYGYAISVLSFDLPVWAAVLVGIGASVVFALILGIPTLRLRADYLAIVTIAAAEILRLIFTTNTFEAVTGSAQGLNGYKGSFAALNPIPKGTYGFGPFQYNEYDWWLRIVGWTVVVLLALLTWLIMRSPWGRVIKGIREDEDAVRALGKNVYSYKMQSLILGGVYGTLAGMIFILPRAVVPANYQTSLTFFVYAILLLGGAATILGPIIGSMIFWVLLSFFSGFISRAVEAGWLPFMTQVQAGQLRFILVGIAIMLIVIFRPQGIFGNKKELAFVK from the coding sequence ATCGACTGGATTCAGATCTTCTCCAACGCGGCGCAGGAGCTCATCAGCCCCACGACCGCGGCATACGCGCTGGCGGCCCTCGGCCTCGCGATCCACTTCGGATACACGGGCCTGCTGAACTTCGGGCAGGCGGGCTTCATGGCCCTCGGCGCGTACGGCTACGCCATCTCGGTGCTCTCGTTCGACCTGCCCGTCTGGGCCGCGGTGCTCGTCGGCATCGGCGCGTCCGTCGTGTTCGCGCTGATCCTCGGCATCCCGACCCTGCGGCTCCGCGCCGACTACCTCGCGATCGTCACGATCGCGGCGGCGGAGATCCTGCGGCTCATCTTCACGACGAACACGTTCGAGGCCGTCACGGGCTCGGCGCAGGGCCTGAACGGCTACAAGGGCAGCTTCGCGGCCCTCAACCCGATCCCGAAGGGCACCTACGGCTTCGGCCCGTTCCAGTACAACGAGTACGACTGGTGGCTGCGCATCGTCGGGTGGACCGTCGTGGTGCTCCTGGCACTGCTCACCTGGCTGATCATGCGCAGCCCGTGGGGCCGCGTCATCAAGGGCATCCGTGAGGATGAAGACGCCGTTCGCGCCCTGGGCAAGAACGTCTACTCGTACAAGATGCAGAGCCTCATCCTCGGTGGCGTCTACGGCACCCTCGCCGGCATGATCTTCATCCTGCCCCGAGCGGTCGTTCCCGCGAACTACCAGACCTCGCTCACCTTCTTCGTCTACGCGATCCTGCTCCTCGGCGGGGCCGCCACGATCCTCGGGCCCATCATCGGCTCGATGATCTTCTGGGTGCTGCTCTCCTTCTTCTCGGGCTTCATCTCCCGAGCGGTCGAGGCCGGCTGGCTCCCGTTCATGACGCAGGTGCAGGCCGGACAGCTCCGGTTCATCCTCGTCGGCATCGCGATCATGCTGATCGTGATCTTCAGGCCTCAGGGCATCTTCGGAAACAAGAAGGAGCTGGCCTTTGTCAAGTGA
- a CDS encoding DUF4190 domain-containing protein produces MTDPNLPEQPAVPPVPPAPPAATEVPAAPAAPAAPAYAAPQQPAAPAYAQPAPAYGQPAPAYGQPAYGQAPAAKTNVLAIVSLVSAFFVSLAAIITGHIALSQIKKTGEQGRGLAIAGLIIGYVGLAAGLIWIILVIVLAAAGAFSSSYSY; encoded by the coding sequence GTGACCGATCCGAACCTTCCCGAGCAGCCCGCCGTTCCGCCGGTCCCGCCGGCACCGCCGGCCGCGACCGAGGTTCCGGCCGCGCCGGCCGCACCCGCTGCACCCGCGTATGCCGCACCGCAGCAGCCCGCAGCACCCGCGTACGCGCAGCCGGCCCCCGCCTATGGGCAGCCCGCCCCCGCCTACGGCCAGCCCGCATACGGTCAGGCGCCGGCAGCCAAGACCAACGTGCTCGCGATCGTCTCGCTCGTGTCGGCGTTCTTCGTCTCGCTGGCAGCGATCATCACCGGCCACATCGCGCTCAGCCAGATCAAGAAGACGGGCGAGCAGGGCCGCGGCCTCGCGATCGCGGGTCTGATCATCGGCTACGTCGGCCTCGCGGCCGGCCTCATCTGGATCATCCTGGTCATCGTCCTCGCGGCGGCCGGTGCCTTCAGCAGCTCGTACTCGTACTGA
- a CDS encoding HIT family protein: protein MSDGCMFCAILAGEAPAHHVYEDELTIAFLSIHPAAPGHTLLIPREHAAGLWDLSDAAAAALGRSLRRVAGVVTTELGPDGMTVFQANGAAGWQSVFHVHFHLVPRMHDDLLVPAWTEMLADPLGLDPMAERLRAAFTREREPLRE, encoded by the coding sequence ATGAGCGACGGCTGCATGTTCTGCGCGATCCTCGCGGGTGAGGCACCCGCGCACCACGTGTACGAGGACGAGCTGACGATCGCGTTCCTGAGCATCCATCCGGCAGCGCCCGGACACACCCTGCTCATCCCACGAGAGCACGCAGCGGGGCTGTGGGACCTGTCGGATGCCGCGGCTGCCGCACTCGGCCGTTCGCTTCGACGCGTCGCCGGCGTCGTCACGACCGAACTGGGCCCCGATGGCATGACGGTGTTCCAGGCGAACGGCGCAGCCGGATGGCAGTCGGTCTTCCACGTCCACTTCCACCTGGTCCCGCGGATGCACGACGACCTGCTCGTTCCAGCGTGGACCGAGATGCTCGCCGATCCGCTCGGGCTCGACCCGATGGCTGAACGGCTCCGAGCGGCGTTCACTCGGGAACGGGAGCCGCTCCGGGAATGA
- the groES gene encoding co-chaperone GroES: MSVSIKPLEDRIVIKQVEAEQTTASGLVIPDTAKEKPQEGEVVAVGPGRIDDNGNRVPLDVAVGDKVIYSKYGGTEVKFGGEDFLVLSARDVLAVVVR, encoded by the coding sequence GTGTCGGTTTCCATCAAGCCGCTCGAGGATCGCATCGTCATCAAGCAGGTCGAGGCCGAGCAGACCACCGCATCCGGTCTGGTCATCCCCGACACTGCCAAGGAGAAGCCCCAGGAGGGCGAGGTCGTGGCAGTGGGCCCCGGCCGCATCGATGACAACGGCAACCGCGTCCCGCTCGACGTCGCAGTCGGCGACAAGGTGATCTACTCGAAGTACGGCGGCACCGAGGTCAAGTTCGGCGGCGAGGACTTCCTCGTCCTCTCGGCTCGCGACGTGCTCGCAGTCGTCGTCCGCTAA
- a CDS encoding DUF4190 domain-containing protein encodes MSDPKNPDVPDEPAEPVTPSVPEPEAPTPAEPAVPSAPEPVAPVEAAPAASTPDVPEVPSAPEPPAAPEPPAPPAPPAPPAAPSYGAPVPPTAAPTYGAPTPPAPPAPGAYGAPAEPAAGAPAPGYGAPAAGYGAPAQPAYGGVYAPATPAKPTPVLSLISLIAGIVGVVGALGVFWIPVVGGIMQLFIPAAAVVLGFLGKKKEPAAKGMWLTGIILGFVGIVFGLLMIVGWVIALATFNSFDYYY; translated from the coding sequence ATGAGTGATCCGAAGAACCCCGACGTTCCCGATGAGCCGGCGGAGCCGGTGACCCCGAGCGTGCCCGAACCCGAGGCGCCGACCCCGGCCGAACCCGCGGTGCCGAGCGCACCCGAGCCGGTCGCTCCGGTCGAGGCGGCGCCCGCTGCGTCGACTCCCGACGTGCCCGAGGTTCCGTCGGCGCCCGAGCCGCCGGCCGCGCCCGAGCCGCCGGCTCCGCCTGCACCGCCGGCCCCGCCCGCTGCTCCGAGCTACGGCGCGCCGGTGCCGCCGACCGCTGCTCCGACCTACGGTGCACCGACGCCGCCGGCACCGCCGGCACCGGGTGCCTACGGTGCTCCCGCCGAGCCTGCTGCCGGCGCTCCGGCACCCGGGTACGGCGCCCCCGCGGCGGGGTACGGCGCTCCGGCGCAGCCCGCCTACGGCGGCGTGTACGCTCCCGCGACGCCGGCGAAGCCGACTCCGGTGCTCAGCCTGATCTCGCTCATCGCGGGCATCGTGGGTGTCGTCGGTGCGCTCGGAGTGTTCTGGATTCCGGTTGTCGGCGGCATCATGCAGCTCTTCATCCCCGCCGCTGCCGTCGTGCTCGGCTTCCTCGGCAAGAAGAAGGAGCCGGCGGCGAAGGGCATGTGGCTCACCGGCATCATCCTCGGTTTCGTCGGCATCGTCTTCGGGTTGCTCATGATCGTGGGATGGGTGATCGCGCTGGCGACCTTCAACTCGTTCGACTACTACTACTGA
- the rarD gene encoding EamA family transporter RarD: MSSRSETQVPASAGASAGVSRSGLLYAIAAYGLWGFLPIYFIALAPSGPVEIVAWRVLFSLVFCGLLILVTRAWRALALLFRDRRIVLTMGLAGVLIFINWQTYVFAATTNQVVEAALGYFINPIVTVFLGVFVQRERLNPTQWTAVGISIVAVIVLALGYGQLPWIALVLAFSFGFYGLIKKRVGPKVDAVSGLTLETVWLAPLAVVQLVFVAMTTGLTIGTVSVWHTLLLIGLGAVTAVPLLLFAAASRRLPLIFMGFIQYFAPFIQFLVGVFILQEPMPPERWVGFGLVWLALIVLTVDLIRGVHASRRVIAEPA, from the coding sequence GTGTCATCCCGCTCCGAGACCCAGGTTCCCGCTTCGGCCGGCGCGTCGGCCGGCGTGAGCCGTTCCGGCCTCCTCTACGCGATCGCCGCCTACGGGCTCTGGGGATTCCTGCCGATCTACTTCATCGCGCTGGCGCCCTCCGGTCCGGTCGAGATCGTCGCGTGGCGGGTGCTCTTCTCGCTCGTCTTCTGCGGCCTGCTGATCCTCGTCACGCGCGCATGGCGTGCGCTCGCCCTGCTCTTCCGCGACCGGCGCATCGTGCTCACGATGGGCCTCGCGGGGGTGCTCATCTTCATCAACTGGCAGACCTACGTGTTCGCGGCGACCACGAACCAGGTCGTCGAAGCGGCGCTCGGCTACTTCATCAACCCGATCGTCACCGTGTTCCTCGGCGTGTTCGTGCAGCGCGAGCGGCTGAATCCGACCCAGTGGACCGCGGTCGGGATCTCGATCGTCGCGGTGATCGTGCTCGCCCTCGGCTACGGTCAGCTGCCGTGGATCGCGCTCGTGCTGGCGTTCTCGTTCGGGTTCTACGGCCTCATCAAGAAGCGCGTCGGCCCGAAGGTCGACGCCGTCTCGGGCCTGACGCTCGAGACGGTGTGGCTCGCGCCGCTCGCCGTCGTGCAACTCGTCTTCGTCGCCATGACGACCGGCCTGACCATCGGCACGGTGAGCGTGTGGCACACGCTGCTGCTGATCGGCCTCGGCGCGGTCACCGCGGTGCCGCTCCTGCTCTTCGCGGCCGCGTCGCGGCGACTGCCGCTCATCTTCATGGGCTTCATCCAGTACTTCGCGCCGTTCATCCAGTTCCTCGTCGGCGTGTTCATCCTGCAGGAGCCGATGCCGCCCGAGCGCTGGGTGGGCTTCGGGCTCGTGTGGCTCGCGCTCATCGTGCTGACCGTCGACCTCATCCGAGGGGTGCACGCCTCGCGCCGGGTGATCGCCGAGCCCGCCTGA